Proteins encoded by one window of Cylindrospermum stagnale PCC 7417:
- the pheA gene encoding prephenate dehydratase, with amino-acid sequence MTLSIAHLGPPGTYAEQAAFFYVNWLKESQGVEAILFPYPTIAQSLQAVAQSQAQLAVVPVENSIEGSVSMTMDTLWQLDNLQIQLALVMPITHTLISCATSLDSIKTVYSHPQALAQCQGWLERFLPTVQLIPRNSTTEALQGLEQDLTTAAISSSRAAQLYNLPILASGINDYPENSTRFWVVSQNQAQAAHHFSSTSNSHTSLALSVPANVPGALLQILQVFAQLDINLSRIESRPTKRSLGEYLFFIDAEADLTALKMQSALPELKAGTEVLKIFGSYNVLPVSHQG; translated from the coding sequence ATGACTCTATCAATTGCACATTTAGGGCCTCCCGGCACTTACGCAGAACAAGCCGCTTTTTTTTACGTCAACTGGCTGAAAGAAAGTCAGGGTGTAGAAGCTATCTTATTCCCCTATCCCACCATCGCCCAGTCACTGCAAGCCGTTGCTCAAAGTCAAGCTCAGTTAGCAGTGGTGCCAGTGGAAAACTCCATTGAAGGAAGTGTGAGTATGACAATGGATACGCTGTGGCAGTTGGACAATTTGCAAATTCAGTTGGCTTTAGTCATGCCCATCACCCATACCTTAATTTCCTGCGCCACTAGTTTAGATAGTATTAAAACTGTTTATTCTCACCCGCAAGCTTTGGCACAATGTCAGGGATGGTTGGAGCGATTTCTGCCGACCGTACAGTTAATTCCCCGTAATTCCACAACTGAGGCACTACAGGGACTGGAGCAAGATTTGACAACTGCGGCAATTTCATCTAGCAGAGCTGCTCAACTTTACAACTTGCCCATATTAGCGAGTGGCATTAACGACTATCCAGAAAACTCGACCCGTTTTTGGGTGGTAAGTCAAAATCAAGCCCAGGCTGCTCACCATTTTTCTTCCACAAGTAACAGCCACACCTCCCTGGCTTTAAGTGTTCCTGCCAATGTCCCAGGCGCACTGCTCCAAATACTGCAAGTATTTGCTCAACTAGATATTAATCTGAGTCGGATAGAGTCTCGTCCGACGAAGCGCTCCCTAGGAGAATACTTGTTTTTTATTGACGCAGAAGCAGACCTAACTGCACTAAAAATGCAATCTGCTTTACCAGAGTTAAAAGCCGGCACAGAAGTCTTAAAAATATTCGGCAGCTATAATGTCTTGCCAGTTAGCCATCAAGGGTGA
- the fusA gene encoding elongation factor G codes for MARTIPLEKVRNIGIAAHIDAGKTTTTERILFYSGIIHKIGEVHEGTAVTDWMEQERERGITITAAAISTSWKDHQINIIDTPGHVDFTIEVERSMRVLDGVIAVFCSVGGVQPQSETVWRQADRYKVPRIAFINKMDRTGANFYRVHEQMRDRLRANAIAIQLPIGSENDFLGIIDLVRMCAYIYANDQGTDIQETEIPPELLEQATEYRTKLVEAVSETDDALMTKYFDGEELTEAEIRTALRKGTTAGTIVPVLCGSAFKNKGVQLMLDAVVDYLPAPTEVPPIQGLLPNGDTVERRADDNEPLAALAFKIMADPYGRLTFVRVYSGVLKKGSYVLNASKDKKERISRLVLMKADDRQDVDELRAGDLGAALGLKDTLTGDTLCDEGSPVILESLFIPEPVISVAVEPKTKNDMDKLSKALQSLSEEDPTFRVRVDPETNQTVIAGMGELHLEILVDRMLREFKVEANVGAPQVAYRETIRKAVNKIEGKFIRQSGGKGQYGHVVINLEPGEPGTGFEFVSKIVGGTVPKEYVGPAEQGMKECCESGVVAGYPLIDVRATLIDGSYHDVDSSEMAFKIAGSMAMKEAVSKASPVLLEPMMKVEVEVPEDFIGNVIGDLIARRGQIESQSTEQGLAKVTSKVPLATMFGYATDIRSKTQGRGIFTMEFSHYEEVPRSVAETIIAKSKGNA; via the coding sequence GTGGCACGTACGATCCCGCTAGAGAAAGTACGCAATATCGGTATTGCGGCGCATATAGATGCGGGCAAAACAACGACAACAGAGAGAATATTGTTTTACTCTGGGATAATTCATAAGATTGGCGAAGTTCATGAAGGAACTGCCGTCACAGACTGGATGGAGCAGGAGCGGGAACGGGGAATTACCATCACCGCCGCTGCCATTAGTACCAGCTGGAAAGATCATCAAATTAACATTATCGATACCCCAGGTCACGTTGACTTCACGATTGAAGTTGAGCGTTCCATGCGTGTGTTGGATGGTGTAATCGCCGTATTTTGTTCTGTAGGTGGTGTACAACCGCAGTCAGAAACAGTGTGGCGGCAAGCAGACCGCTATAAAGTGCCCCGGATAGCCTTCATCAACAAGATGGATCGCACAGGAGCGAACTTCTATCGGGTTCACGAGCAGATGCGCGATCGCTTGCGGGCTAATGCCATTGCCATTCAACTGCCAATTGGTAGTGAAAATGACTTTCTAGGGATTATTGACCTGGTGCGGATGTGTGCATACATTTACGCCAACGACCAAGGCACCGATATTCAAGAAACGGAAATCCCGCCAGAATTGCTAGAACAAGCAACCGAATACCGCACCAAGTTGGTAGAAGCGGTATCAGAAACCGATGATGCTCTGATGACTAAGTACTTCGACGGTGAAGAACTTACAGAAGCGGAAATCCGGACTGCCCTGCGTAAAGGCACAACTGCGGGCACGATTGTGCCAGTACTTTGTGGTTCGGCATTCAAAAACAAAGGCGTGCAGTTGATGTTGGATGCAGTTGTCGATTACCTACCAGCACCAACTGAAGTGCCGCCAATTCAAGGACTTCTGCCAAATGGCGACACGGTTGAACGACGGGCTGATGACAACGAACCTCTAGCAGCTCTGGCATTTAAGATTATGGCTGACCCTTATGGTCGCCTTACCTTCGTTCGCGTTTATTCTGGTGTGTTGAAAAAGGGTAGCTATGTACTCAACGCCAGTAAAGACAAGAAGGAACGGATTTCTCGCTTAGTTTTGATGAAGGCAGATGACCGCCAAGATGTCGACGAACTGCGGGCGGGTGATTTGGGAGCAGCTTTAGGACTGAAGGACACCTTGACAGGCGACACTTTATGTGATGAAGGATCACCAGTAATTCTGGAATCCCTATTCATTCCTGAGCCTGTAATCTCGGTAGCGGTTGAACCCAAAACCAAGAATGACATGGACAAACTGTCCAAGGCCCTGCAATCCCTCTCAGAAGAAGACCCCACCTTCCGCGTCCGCGTTGATCCGGAAACCAACCAGACCGTGATTGCTGGGATGGGTGAACTGCACCTAGAAATTCTGGTAGACCGGATGTTACGCGAATTTAAAGTGGAAGCGAATGTCGGTGCGCCGCAAGTAGCTTACCGCGAAACGATTCGCAAAGCCGTTAACAAAATCGAAGGTAAATTCATCCGCCAAAGCGGTGGTAAGGGTCAATACGGACACGTTGTCATCAATTTGGAGCCAGGAGAACCAGGCACAGGTTTTGAATTCGTTTCTAAGATTGTTGGTGGTACCGTACCCAAAGAGTACGTTGGCCCAGCAGAACAAGGAATGAAAGAATGTTGTGAATCCGGTGTTGTCGCTGGATATCCACTGATTGATGTCAGAGCTACTTTGATAGATGGTTCTTACCACGATGTAGACTCTTCAGAAATGGCTTTCAAAATTGCTGGCTCAATGGCAATGAAAGAGGCGGTATCGAAAGCTTCTCCAGTACTGTTAGAGCCTATGATGAAAGTTGAAGTGGAAGTTCCCGAAGACTTTATCGGGAACGTGATTGGCGACCTGATCGCCCGCCGGGGGCAGATTGAAAGCCAAAGCACTGAACAGGGACTCGCTAAGGTGACATCCAAAGTTCCACTGGCGACGATGTTTGGCTACGCCACTGATATCCGGTCTAAGACCCAAGGTCGGGGTATCTTCACGATGGAGTTCAGCCACTACGAAGAGGTGCCTCGCAGCGTGGCTGAAACTATCATTGCAAAAAGCAAAGGGAACGCTTAA
- a CDS encoding DUF1997 domain-containing protein has translation MAIRFIASQSVEIAVPKQPIPIHHYLRQPQRLVNALVDNSRIQQLSEEVFRLKMRPLAFMSLSIQPTVDMRVWADANGMIYLRSVGCEILGFEYINQRFALNLKGYLSPYQLSTGTRLQGRADLEVQVDLPLPFSLTPKPILEATGNGLLKSVLLTVKQRLLHQLLMDYRHWVISQTPDKALGDGSAELPILNIE, from the coding sequence ATGGCTATCCGGTTTATTGCCTCCCAATCGGTTGAAATCGCTGTCCCAAAGCAGCCTATTCCTATTCATCACTACTTGCGCCAGCCTCAACGGCTGGTGAATGCTTTGGTAGACAACAGCCGGATTCAGCAACTTTCTGAGGAAGTATTTCGTTTGAAAATGCGTCCTCTGGCTTTTATGTCACTGAGTATTCAACCAACTGTAGACATGAGAGTCTGGGCAGATGCCAATGGAATGATTTATTTGCGCTCGGTCGGTTGTGAAATTCTTGGTTTCGAGTATATTAACCAACGCTTCGCTCTGAATTTGAAAGGTTATTTGTCTCCCTACCAGCTAAGTACTGGCACTCGCCTACAAGGAAGAGCCGATTTGGAAGTGCAGGTGGATTTACCACTGCCTTTTTCCCTGACTCCCAAGCCGATTTTAGAAGCCACTGGCAATGGCTTGCTCAAGAGCGTGCTCTTGACGGTTAAACAACGATTGCTACATCAGCTTTTAATGGATTATCGCCACTGGGTAATATCACAAACGCCAGACAAAGCACTGGGTGATGGCAGTGCTGAACTGCCAATTCTGAATATAGAGTAA
- a CDS encoding Rne/Rng family ribonuclease: MPKQIIIAEQHQIAAVFSEDQIQELVVATGHHQIGDIYLGVVENVLPGIDAAFVNIGDPERNGFIHVTDLGPLKLKRTAAAITELLAPQQKVLVQVMKEPTGTKGPRLTGNITLPGRYVVLMPYGRGVNLSRRIKSESERNRLRALAILIKPAGMGLLVRTEAEGKPEEAIIEDLEVLQKQWEAIQQEAHSTRAPALLNRDDDFIQRVLRDMYGADVNRIVVDSSTGLKRVKQYLQNWSGGQTPQGLLIDHHRDRSPILEYFRINAAIREALKPRVDLPSGGYIIIEPTEALTVIDVNSGSFTRSATARETVLWTNCEAATEIARQLRLRNIAGVIVVDFIDMESRRDQLQVLEHFNKALKADKARPQIAQLTELGLVELTRKRQGQNIYELFGETCPTCGGLGHTVRLPGENENRMPTPAAENSERFVSLPHREPRLPATRITESRETYDGFGEAYDGDSDSGALNLINHPSYQELGDNKRRTRTRRSRIGINGATVKDEPTRVVTNPLAFVNEPDLDLDTEVELVTTPEIPSPSLGKPGWTERAERTKITKAEPIKPVVEPPEIRTVEMSLQEQDVFALMGISPLVKLEREVKNPKSVIINIVQPGQLPTTPTESTPEPTVVEKAIAEVAPVKIPAPQIEIEEKFFPQPIIEPLEFMPLADESEANSTSTASRRRRRRSSALDADTSNGEES, translated from the coding sequence TGCCGTCTTTTCTGAAGATCAAATACAAGAACTCGTTGTCGCCACTGGTCATCACCAAATTGGTGATATCTACTTAGGAGTAGTTGAAAATGTATTACCTGGGATAGATGCGGCTTTTGTCAATATCGGCGACCCAGAGCGCAACGGTTTTATTCATGTAACTGACCTGGGTCCATTAAAGCTCAAGCGCACCGCAGCAGCGATTACAGAATTGTTAGCACCACAGCAAAAAGTGTTGGTGCAAGTAATGAAAGAGCCAACGGGAACAAAAGGTCCGAGGCTGACGGGTAATATTACTTTACCTGGACGCTACGTTGTGCTGATGCCCTATGGCAGGGGTGTAAATTTGTCCCGGCGGATTAAGAGTGAAAGCGAGCGCAACCGCTTGCGGGCGCTAGCGATTTTGATCAAACCTGCGGGGATGGGTTTGCTGGTACGCACAGAAGCGGAAGGCAAGCCAGAGGAAGCGATTATTGAAGACTTAGAAGTGCTGCAAAAGCAATGGGAAGCTATTCAGCAGGAAGCACATTCCACCCGTGCGCCAGCACTGCTCAACCGAGACGATGACTTTATCCAGCGCGTGTTGCGAGATATGTACGGCGCGGACGTGAATCGGATTGTAGTCGATTCCAGTACTGGTTTGAAGCGGGTGAAGCAGTATTTGCAGAACTGGAGTGGGGGTCAGACACCGCAGGGATTATTGATTGACCATCATCGCGATCGCTCTCCGATTTTAGAATACTTCCGGATTAATGCCGCTATTCGCGAAGCCCTTAAACCCAGAGTAGACCTACCCTCTGGCGGTTACATCATTATCGAGCCGACTGAAGCATTAACGGTAATCGATGTCAACTCTGGTTCTTTTACGCGATCGGCAACAGCTAGAGAAACCGTGCTGTGGACGAACTGCGAAGCAGCGACAGAAATTGCCCGCCAGCTGCGTCTGCGGAATATTGCCGGCGTCATCGTCGTTGATTTCATTGATATGGAATCACGGCGCGACCAACTGCAAGTTCTAGAACACTTTAACAAAGCACTGAAAGCAGACAAAGCCCGTCCTCAGATTGCCCAACTCACTGAACTGGGTTTGGTAGAACTGACCCGCAAGCGTCAAGGACAAAACATTTACGAATTGTTTGGTGAAACTTGCCCCACCTGTGGCGGTTTAGGACATACGGTACGGTTACCTGGCGAAAACGAAAACCGAATGCCAACACCAGCAGCAGAAAACAGCGAGCGCTTTGTATCCTTGCCCCATAGAGAACCACGGCTGCCAGCTACTCGGATCACAGAATCACGGGAAACCTACGATGGATTTGGGGAAGCTTATGATGGTGACTCAGACTCAGGTGCCCTAAATCTGATCAATCATCCCAGCTATCAAGAACTGGGCGATAACAAGCGTCGTACCCGCACCCGGCGGAGTCGAATTGGGATCAATGGGGCAACGGTAAAAGATGAACCTACCAGGGTGGTTACCAATCCACTGGCTTTTGTCAATGAACCAGACTTAGACCTAGATACCGAAGTAGAACTAGTAACAACACCAGAAATTCCCTCACCCAGCCTTGGTAAACCCGGTTGGACGGAAAGAGCAGAACGCACGAAAATTACCAAGGCAGAACCGATCAAACCTGTGGTAGAACCACCGGAGATTAGGACTGTAGAAATGAGCCTACAGGAACAAGATGTTTTCGCTTTGATGGGAATTTCTCCCTTAGTCAAATTAGAGCGGGAGGTGAAAAATCCCAAGTCTGTAATTATTAACATTGTTCAACCTGGACAACTTCCGACCACACCAACTGAATCGACTCCAGAACCAACTGTCGTCGAAAAAGCGATCGCTGAAGTCGCCCCAGTCAAGATACCTGCACCACAAATTGAGATTGAAGAGAAATTCTTTCCCCAACCAATAATTGAGCCATTGGAATTTATGCCGCTCGCAGATGAAAGCGAAGCAAATAGCACCTCCACTGCCAGCCGTCGCCGCCGTCGTCGTTCTTCAGCACTGGATGCAGACACCTCCAACGGTGAGGAAAGTTAA
- a CDS encoding phosphomannose isomerase type II C-terminal cupin domain, translating to MAQFPETAQTSTLPLPPAITSRGVAATELRPWGSFTVLEEGRGYKIKRIEVKPGHRLSLQMHHHRSEHWIVVSGTARVVCGTREELLSNNQSTYVPQCTTHRLENPGVIPLVLIEVQNGEYLGEDDIIRYQDDYARTAN from the coding sequence ATGGCTCAATTTCCGGAAACCGCCCAAACTAGCACTCTGCCTCTACCCCCAGCCATCACTTCCAGAGGCGTTGCTGCAACTGAGTTGCGTCCTTGGGGTTCTTTTACAGTTTTGGAAGAAGGGCGCGGTTACAAAATTAAACGCATCGAAGTGAAGCCCGGACATCGCCTCAGTCTGCAAATGCACCATCATCGCAGCGAACACTGGATTGTTGTCTCTGGTACAGCTAGGGTAGTTTGTGGCACACGAGAAGAGTTGTTAAGCAATAACCAGTCAACTTATGTACCCCAGTGCACAACTCATCGTTTAGAGAATCCTGGAGTAATACCCTTAGTGTTAATTGAAGTGCAAAATGGCGAATACTTGGGAGAGGATGATATTATTCGCTATCAAGATGACTATGCCCGTACAGCAAATTAA
- the rpsG gene encoding 30S ribosomal protein S7 has product MSRRGVIQRRPVPSDSVYNSRLVSMIIRRIMRHGKKSLAARIVYDALKTIEERTGSGALETFERAVRNATPLVEVKARRVGGATYQVPMEVRSERGTTLALRWLVQYSRARPGRTMASKLANELMDAANETGSAIRKREETHRMAEANKAFAHYRY; this is encoded by the coding sequence ATGTCTCGTCGTGGTGTTATTCAAAGGCGCCCAGTTCCGTCTGATTCAGTTTATAACAGTCGCCTTGTGAGCATGATTATCAGGCGGATCATGCGTCATGGCAAGAAATCACTTGCCGCCCGGATTGTTTATGATGCCTTGAAAACTATTGAGGAACGCACTGGTAGCGGTGCCTTGGAAACCTTTGAAAGAGCAGTGCGAAATGCAACGCCTTTAGTAGAAGTAAAAGCTCGCCGAGTCGGCGGAGCAACATACCAAGTACCGATGGAAGTGCGTTCAGAACGGGGTACTACCCTAGCACTGCGTTGGCTGGTGCAATATTCCAGAGCTAGACCAGGCCGCACAATGGCAAGCAAATTGGCAAATGAGTTAATGGATGCTGCCAATGAAACTGGAAGTGCGATTCGCAAGCGGGAAGAAACGCACCGGATGGCGGAAGCAAATAAAGCATTTGCACATTATCGTTATTAA
- the rpsL gene encoding 30S ribosomal protein S12, with product MPTIQQLIRNEREKARQKTKSPALKQCPQRRGVCTRVYTTTPKKPNSALRKVARVRLTSGFEVTAYIPGIGHNLQEHSVVMIRGGRVKDLPGVRYHIIRGTLDTAGVKDRKQGRSKYGTKRPKAAKK from the coding sequence ATGCCAACAATACAGCAGCTAATACGTAATGAGCGCGAAAAAGCGCGTCAGAAAACCAAGTCCCCAGCTCTGAAACAATGCCCTCAACGCCGGGGTGTCTGTACCAGAGTATACACGACCACACCTAAAAAGCCTAACTCAGCTCTCCGCAAAGTAGCAAGAGTAAGACTTACTTCTGGATTTGAAGTCACCGCTTACATTCCAGGAATCGGTCATAACTTGCAAGAACACTCTGTTGTGATGATCCGTGGTGGTCGGGTGAAGGACTTACCAGGCGTCAGATACCACATTATCCGTGGCACCTTGGATACAGCGGGAGTCAAAGACCGCAAGCAAGGTCGTTCCAAGTATGGAACCAAGCGCCCGAAAGCAGCGAAAAAATAG
- a CDS encoding HesB/IscA family protein has protein sequence MIHLSQAAVSEIGRLKSKQQPKVLFRLTVKPGGCSGWFYDMYFDEVVKIGDQVFELQGIQVVIDAESQNYINGLTVDYSEDLMGGGFRFHNPLAIATCGCGNSFSLSQ, from the coding sequence ATGATTCATTTGAGTCAAGCAGCGGTAAGTGAGATCGGACGGTTAAAGTCCAAGCAACAACCAAAGGTCTTGTTTCGATTAACAGTAAAACCTGGTGGCTGTTCTGGGTGGTTTTATGATATGTACTTCGATGAAGTAGTGAAAATTGGGGATCAGGTTTTTGAATTGCAGGGGATTCAAGTAGTCATAGACGCCGAAAGCCAAAATTACATCAACGGTTTGACGGTGGATTATTCAGAGGATCTCATGGGTGGTGGTTTTCGTTTCCACAACCCTTTAGCGATCGCCACCTGTGGCTGTGGCAATTCCTTCAGCCTTAGTCAATAG
- a CDS encoding ribonuclease HII: MLKTEPTAAAVYFPASPGETSWLELSNFLGIQGFVAGVDEVGRGALFGPVVAAAVILPNHAWPELIASEIKDSKKLSSSRRTQLAQQIGALAIDWKIGFATTAEIDQMNILQATLLAMKRAVQKLKVQPKLCLVDGNQSVKDLLVPQQTIVKGDERSLNIASASIVAKVWRDDLVMRLASKYPLYNLERNKGYGSQQHLLALQQYGPSPLHRKSFRPCQMSMLRN; the protein is encoded by the coding sequence ATGTTAAAGACTGAGCCAACTGCCGCTGCTGTTTACTTTCCAGCATCTCCAGGCGAGACGAGTTGGCTGGAGTTGTCCAACTTTTTAGGTATACAAGGGTTTGTTGCGGGTGTTGATGAAGTGGGGCGAGGTGCTCTATTTGGTCCTGTAGTGGCTGCGGCAGTGATCCTACCAAACCATGCTTGGCCAGAACTGATAGCATCTGAAATTAAAGACAGTAAAAAGTTGTCTAGTTCTCGGCGAACTCAGCTAGCGCAGCAAATTGGTGCGCTGGCTATAGACTGGAAAATCGGTTTTGCGACCACTGCGGAAATTGACCAGATGAATATTTTGCAGGCAACGTTGTTAGCCATGAAGCGGGCTGTGCAGAAGTTGAAGGTACAGCCTAAACTCTGTTTGGTTGATGGCAATCAGTCAGTAAAAGATTTACTAGTGCCGCAACAAACAATAGTCAAAGGAGACGAGCGATCGCTTAATATTGCCTCTGCCAGCATTGTCGCTAAAGTTTGGCGTGACGATCTGGTGATGCGTCTGGCATCAAAGTACCCCCTGTACAACTTGGAGCGGAACAAAGGTTATGGCAGCCAGCAACATTTGCTGGCTCTGCAACAATACGGTCCCTCACCCCTACATCGCAAGTCTTTTCGTCCTTGTCAAATGAGTATGCTGAGGAACTAG
- the tuf gene encoding elongation factor Tu, producing the protein MARAKFERNKPHINIGTVGHVDHGKTTLTAAITMTLAANGQAIAKGYDQIDNAPEEKARGITINTAHVEYETGVRHYAHVDCPGHADYVKNMITGAAQMDGGILVVAATDGPMPQTREHILLAKQVGVPSLVVFLNKEDLMDDPELLELVELELRELLSSYDFPGDDIPIIKGSGLQALEAMTKNPKTQRGENPWVDKIYELMDAVDSYIPTPERDIDKPFLMAVEDVFTITGRGTVATGRIERGKVKVGDTVELIGLKDTRSTAVTGIEMFKKSLDEGLAGDNAGVLLRGLKKEDIERGMVIAKPGSITPHTVFEGEVYVLTDKEGGRKTPFFAGYRPQFYVRTTDVTGTIKAFTSDDGKDVEMVMPGDRIKVTVELINAIAIEQGMRFAIREGGRTIGAGVVSKILK; encoded by the coding sequence ATGGCACGCGCAAAGTTTGAAAGAAATAAACCCCACATAAATATCGGTACGGTTGGCCACGTTGACCACGGTAAAACAACGTTAACAGCAGCCATTACTATGACCTTGGCGGCTAATGGTCAGGCTATAGCTAAGGGCTACGACCAAATCGATAACGCACCAGAAGAAAAGGCACGGGGTATTACCATCAATACCGCTCACGTTGAGTATGAAACCGGAGTTCGGCATTATGCTCACGTAGACTGCCCCGGACACGCTGACTATGTGAAAAACATGATCACCGGGGCTGCTCAAATGGACGGAGGCATCCTCGTAGTTGCTGCTACCGATGGACCAATGCCCCAAACCCGCGAACACATCCTGTTGGCAAAACAAGTCGGCGTTCCCAGTCTGGTTGTCTTCTTGAACAAGGAAGACTTGATGGATGACCCAGAACTCTTGGAGCTGGTGGAACTAGAACTGCGAGAACTGCTCTCTAGCTACGACTTCCCCGGCGATGATATCCCCATCATCAAAGGCTCTGGTCTCCAAGCTCTGGAAGCAATGACCAAAAATCCTAAAACCCAACGGGGTGAAAATCCCTGGGTAGACAAAATCTACGAACTAATGGATGCTGTAGATTCCTATATCCCCACTCCTGAGCGGGATATAGATAAGCCCTTCCTGATGGCTGTAGAAGACGTGTTCACCATCACAGGTCGTGGTACTGTGGCTACTGGACGGATCGAACGCGGTAAAGTTAAGGTTGGCGATACCGTTGAGCTAATTGGTCTGAAAGACACTCGTAGTACCGCCGTCACTGGGATCGAGATGTTCAAGAAGAGCCTCGATGAAGGTCTGGCTGGGGATAATGCGGGTGTGCTACTGCGTGGTCTCAAAAAAGAAGACATCGAGCGCGGTATGGTGATAGCCAAACCTGGTTCAATTACACCTCACACTGTATTTGAAGGTGAAGTGTACGTTCTCACAGACAAAGAAGGTGGTCGCAAGACTCCATTCTTTGCTGGCTACCGTCCCCAGTTCTATGTGCGGACAACTGATGTAACAGGCACAATCAAAGCCTTCACCTCCGATGATGGCAAAGATGTAGAAATGGTGATGCCAGGCGATCGCATTAAGGTGACAGTAGAACTGATCAACGCGATCGCTATTGAGCAAGGGATGCGCTTCGCTATTCGTGAAGGTGGTCGCACCATTGGTGCTGGTGTCGTCTCTAAAATCCTGAAATAG
- the rpsJ gene encoding 30S ribosomal protein S10, whose protein sequence is MATLQQQKIRIRLQAFDRRLLDTSCEKIVDTANRTNATAIGPIPLPTKRRIYCVLRSPHVDKDSREHFETRTHRRIIDIYQPSSKTIDALMKLDLPSGVDIEVKL, encoded by the coding sequence ATGGCAACTCTACAGCAGCAGAAGATTAGAATTCGCTTACAAGCTTTTGACCGACGCTTATTAGATACATCTTGCGAGAAGATAGTAGACACAGCTAACCGCACTAATGCTACAGCTATAGGACCAATACCTTTACCAACAAAACGGCGGATCTACTGCGTGCTGCGATCGCCCCACGTAGACAAGGATTCACGGGAACACTTTGAAACCCGTACCCATCGCCGGATTATTGACATTTACCAACCTTCTTCTAAAACTATTGATGCTCTAATGAAACTGGATTTACCATCGGGTGTGGACATCGAAGTAAAACTGTAA
- a CDS encoding LON peptidase substrate-binding domain-containing protein produces the protein MTSSSKIAVRELPLFPLPEVVLFPTRPLPLHIFEFRYRIMMNTILESDRRFGVLMVDPVTGTIANVGCCAEIIHCQRMPDDRMKMLTLGQQRFRVLEYVREKPYRVGLVEWIEDQPPTKDLRPLANEVEQLLRDVVRLSAKLTEQNIELPEDLPDLPTELSYWVASNLYGVAAEQQALLEIQDTSARLGREAEILTSTRNHLAARAVLKDTFNQS, from the coding sequence ATGACATCCTCTTCTAAAATTGCAGTTCGCGAACTACCTCTGTTCCCGTTACCCGAAGTGGTTCTGTTTCCTACCAGGCCATTACCCCTGCATATCTTTGAATTTCGCTACAGAATCATGATGAATACGATTTTGGAAAGCGATCGCAGGTTTGGGGTGTTGATGGTCGATCCAGTCACAGGCACGATTGCAAACGTTGGCTGCTGTGCAGAAATTATTCATTGTCAGCGGATGCCAGATGATCGGATGAAAATGTTAACCTTGGGACAACAAAGGTTTCGTGTCTTAGAGTATGTCCGCGAAAAACCGTACCGCGTAGGCTTGGTGGAGTGGATTGAAGACCAACCACCGACCAAGGATTTACGACCTTTGGCGAATGAGGTAGAGCAACTGCTGCGGGATGTCGTGCGTCTCTCAGCCAAGTTAACTGAACAAAATATCGAACTGCCAGAAGATTTACCTGATCTGCCCACAGAGCTATCTTATTGGGTGGCAAGTAACCTCTATGGCGTCGCCGCAGAGCAACAGGCGTTACTAGAAATACAGGATACATCCGCTCGTCTGGGACGGGAAGCAGAAATTTTGACTTCTACTCGTAACCATTTGGCAGCTCGTGCTGTTCTCAAAGATACATTTAATCAAAGTTAA